One genomic segment of Candidatus Berkiella aquae includes these proteins:
- the crcB gene encoding fluoride efflux transporter CrcB → MNNLILIFIGAGVGGVLRYWLSSRIQLFLGSPFPYGTLFVNVSGSFLMGFLFVFIMERFTGLGPQLRALLLIGLLGGYTTFSSFSIETLQLVENGQWVGALTNIVLSILLCITATWIGIIGARVL, encoded by the coding sequence GTGAACAATCTTATTCTTATTTTTATCGGTGCTGGCGTTGGAGGAGTATTACGCTATTGGCTATCAAGTCGCATTCAATTATTTTTAGGCAGTCCATTTCCGTATGGGACGCTCTTTGTTAATGTCAGTGGCAGTTTTCTCATGGGGTTTTTGTTTGTATTCATCATGGAACGTTTTACGGGCCTTGGACCACAATTGCGAGCCTTATTACTCATTGGGCTATTAGGTGGCTACACGACCTTCTCCTCATTTTCCATAGAAACACTCCAATTAGTTGAAAATGGTCAGTGGGTAGGTGCTTTAACGAACATTGTTTTAAGTATCTTGCTATGCATTACGGCAACATGGATAGGGATTATAGGAGCCAGAGTGTTATGA
- a CDS encoding DUF190 domain-containing protein: MNNVPVLMVRIYITESSGLLPKILNYLKKEAKVRGVSVFRAIRGYGETGNHTTSLVDLSLDLPLTIEFFDHQEKVAVALEALNKMVKPEHIVTWEAKSNQ; the protein is encoded by the coding sequence ATGAATAATGTGCCCGTATTAATGGTGAGGATTTACATTACGGAATCATCAGGCCTTTTACCTAAAATTCTCAATTACTTAAAAAAAGAAGCTAAGGTTCGAGGCGTTAGCGTTTTTAGAGCCATTAGAGGTTATGGTGAAACTGGTAATCATACAACCTCTTTAGTTGATTTATCACTAGATTTGCCACTTACTATTGAATTTTTCGATCATCAAGAGAAAGTAGCAGTCGCCTTAGAAGCGCTCAATAAAATGGTGAAGCCAGAACATATTGTGACTTGGGAAGCCAAATCAAATCAATAA